One stretch of Glandiceps talaboti chromosome 7, keGlaTala1.1, whole genome shotgun sequence DNA includes these proteins:
- the LOC144437562 gene encoding junctophilin-3-like, producing MSGGRFDFDDGGSYCGGWEEGKAHGYGCCTGPKGKGEFSGAWHFGFEMLGVYMWPSGSTYEGQWENGRRNGLGIESKGRWVYKGEWAQAYKGRYGVRQSLNSGAKYEGTWSSGLQDGYGQETYADGGTYQGQWVGGMRHGYGIRNSVPYNVAAIIRPNLRSSLTSLRSDHENPNGSIDSGDNFGHRGGFVLNVEPTPEPVHKGILQRTGSLRRTLMQGLRLRKSDRRSRSTATSQTSQTSSRSHSSSGRPRSLPHQDSLRSTTSTLSSGSAPSSLYGDDVSYLNEEPEGDLTEAYMGEWKQDKRAGYGISQRSDGLRYEGEWQNNRKHGYGVTTYMDGAREEGKWKNNQLVASGKKKLFPLRSAKISDRVARAVDLANQAAELARQKADIAISRASHAKDKSQMADVVAIQAREEATRAKIYSKELSPSPAGSGSELDLKLERKKSFFNRFDRRHKLRGTVTRSPVGNQLQVPDALHGSSENNNQDYYESLRHNSYRHPHESGISSAADMSPSGSPMMLRRQMDKSYTVETMMDPKSRDYHHHHERRRIPDRLALDASPKVSQSHGYHYNDQSNKADYDDRYYSDTADDQHRDMMHSRYGRHDRSSAELTPDSGVSTLSESERKSYRKEFSEHGKLQRRSTLQRQQKFEQENSHSNSHTHSSDGARVTIQEPNGSDSEMNGIDDFPPLDDEEETTEKKKKKIKTKFKYAEITLKSDKPPGHYRSLTGRFIDGCGITYIPKGDEGDDECRDPDLDPEGVMVVRGKNVEWSASGKMVALVLFLNVGFTVLFSQLFTQIQEMPDF from the exons ATGAGTGGAGGTCGTTTTGATTTTGACGATGGAGGGTCGTATTGCGGTGGCTGGGAAGAAGGCAAAGCACATGGCTATGGTTGTTGTACAGGCCCAAAAGGAAAGGGCGAATTTAGCGGAGCATGGCATTTTGGTTTTGAGATGTTAGGTGTATATATGTGGCCGAGCGGTAGTACGTATGAAGGCCAATGGGAAAACGGTCGACGCAATGGACTCGGGATAGAATCGAAAGGAAGATGGGTGTATAAGGGTGAATGGGCGCAAGCCTACAAAGGAAGGTACGGGGTTCGACAGTCCCTCAATAGTGGTGCTAAATACGAAGGAACGTGGAGCAGTGGTTTACAGGATGGATATGGCCAAGAAACATATGCTGATGGAG GAACTTACCAAGGGCAATGGGTTGGTGGGATGCGCCATGGATACGGCATCCGTAATAGTGTTCCTTATAACGTGGCAGCCATTATACGACCAAATCTTAGATCCTCCCTAACATCATTACGTAGTGACCATGAGAATCCAAACGGCTCAATAGATTCAGGGGATAACTTTGGTCATAGAGGGGGTTTTGTACTCAATGTTGAACCAACACCAGAACCTGTCCACAAAGGTATACTACAAAGAACTGGTAGTTTACGTCGGACTTTAATGCAAGGACTCAGACTAAGAAAAAGTGATCGTCGTAGTAGGTCGACTGCAACCAGTCAAACAAGTCAAACCAGTTCACGAAGTCATTCAAGTTCAGGTAGACCACGGTCATTACCACATCAAGACTCGTTACgtagtactactagtacatTAAGTTCAGGATCAGCACCATCATCGTTATACGGCGATGATGTCAGTTATCTCAATGAGGAACCAGAGGGCGATCTCACTGAAGCATACATGGGAGAATGGAAGCAAGACAAACGTGCTGGATATGGAATCAGTCAGCGATCTGATGGATTGCGATATGAAGGGGAATGGCAAAATAATAGGAAACATGGATATGGAGTTACAACATACATGGATGGGGCCAGAGAAGAAGGAAAATGGAAAAATAATCAACTTGTTGCCTCTGGAAAGAAGAAATTATTTCCCCTGAGATCTGCGAAAATTTCAGATCGAGTAGCAAGGGCTGTTGACCTGGCCAATCAGGCTGCAGAACTTGCAAGGCAAAAAGCAGATATTGCAATCTCTAG AGCATCCCACGCCAAAGACAAGTCCCAGATGGCTGACGTTGTAGCAATTCAAGCAAGGGAAGAAGCAACAAGAGCAAAAATTTACTCCAAAGAACTATCACCCTCACCTGCAG GTTCAGGGTCTGAGCTAGACCTCAAACTGGAACGGAAGAAAAGTTTCTTTAATCGTTTTGATCGGCGCCATAAACTACGAGGAACAGTGACAAGATCTCCTGTAGGTAATCAACTACAGGTCCCCGATGCTTTACATGGAAGTTCTGAAAATAACAATCAAGATTACTATGAATCTCTGCGACACAATTCATACAGACACCCTCATGAATCAGGTATCTCCAGTGCCGCTGATATGAGTCCATCAGGTTCACCCATGATGTTGAGAAGACAAATGGACAAATCGTATACTGTGGAAACCATGATGGATCCTAAATCACGagattatcatcatcatcatgagaGGAGACGAATACCTGACAGACTAGCATTAGATGCATCACCTAAAGTATCGCAGTCACATGGTTATCACTATAATGATCAGAGTAATAAAGCTGATTACGATGATCGCTATTACTCTGACACGGCTGACGATCAGCACAGGGATATGATGCATTCACGCTACGGAAGACATGACCGTTCATCAGCTGAACTTACCCCAGATTCAGGTGTGAGTACATTGTCTGAGTCAGAACGCAAAAGTTATCGGAAAGAGTTCTCAGAGCATGGTAAATTGCAACGTCGTAGTACACTACAACGTCAACAAAAATTTGAACAGGAGAACAGTCATTCCAATAGTCATACCCATAGTAGCGATGGTGCTCGTGTTACGATACAAGAACCAAATGGATCTGATAGTGAAATGAATGGAATTGATGATTTTCCACCTcttgatgatgaagaagaaacaactgaaaagaagaaaaagaaaatcaaaacgAAGTTCAAGTATGCAGAGATTACATTGAAATCAGACAAACCTCCAGGACACTATAGAAGTCTAACAGGGAGATTTATAGATGGATGCGGTATTACCTATATACCCAAAGGTGATGAAGGTGATGATGAATGTAGAGATCCTGACTTGGACCCAGAAGGTGTCATGGTTGTACGGGGTAAAAATGTG GAATGGTCAGCCAGTGGTAAAATGGTTGCTTTGGTGCTTTTTCTCAATGTAGGTTTTACAGTTCTCTTTTCACAACTGTTTACTCAAATCCAAGAGATGCcagatttttag